One stretch of Cohnella algarum DNA includes these proteins:
- a CDS encoding phosphate ABC transporter substrate-binding protein: MKKSMTLLMTVVLGLTLAACGSNNGNNANGAASPSESASASPSASAPASESPSPSAEKLTGSILATGSSALQPLVEQVAQKFMAEEEYSGITVQVQGGGSGTGLTQVSDGQADIGNSDIFAEEKFKDADAPKAAELVDHQVAVVGMAAVAHPEVGVDNLTKQQLVDIFTGKITNWKDVGGADQEIVIINRPSSSGTRKTFETYALGTTTEDLPGSIQQDSSGTVHKLVAETPGAISYLALSYLDDKIQVLKYDGVEPTVENITTGKFPVWAYEHMYTKGEPNPVVKAFLDYMMSEEVQNTDVTELNFIPVTSMQIVRDIDGNITQK, from the coding sequence ATGAAGAAATCTATGACTTTGTTAATGACGGTCGTACTCGGTTTGACGCTGGCCGCCTGCGGCAGCAACAACGGCAACAACGCGAACGGCGCTGCGAGCCCGAGCGAAAGCGCATCGGCATCGCCGTCGGCATCCGCGCCTGCATCGGAATCGCCAAGCCCGAGCGCGGAAAAGCTGACCGGCTCGATTCTCGCAACCGGCTCCTCGGCGCTGCAACCGCTCGTCGAGCAAGTCGCTCAAAAGTTCATGGCCGAAGAAGAGTATAGCGGCATCACGGTTCAAGTACAAGGCGGCGGCAGCGGCACGGGCCTGACGCAAGTATCCGACGGCCAAGCGGATATCGGCAACTCCGACATTTTCGCGGAAGAGAAGTTCAAGGACGCGGACGCTCCGAAAGCGGCCGAACTGGTCGATCATCAAGTGGCGGTTGTCGGCATGGCCGCGGTCGCTCATCCCGAAGTCGGCGTCGACAACCTGACGAAGCAGCAACTGGTCGACATTTTCACCGGCAAAATCACGAACTGGAAAGACGTGGGCGGCGCCGATCAAGAGATCGTCATCATCAACCGTCCGAGCAGCTCCGGCACGCGCAAAACGTTTGAAACGTACGCGCTCGGCACGACGACGGAAGACCTTCCGGGTTCGATCCAACAGGATTCCTCCGGTACGGTTCACAAGCTGGTAGCCGAAACGCCGGGAGCGATTTCCTACCTGGCCCTGTCTTACCTGGACGATAAGATTCAAGTTCTGAAATACGACGGCGTCGAGCCGACGGTCGAAAACATCACGACGGGCAAATTCCCGGTATGGGCATACGAGCACATGTACACGAAAGGCGAGCCGAATCCGGTCGTCAAAGCCTTCCTCGATTACATGATGAGCGAAGAAGTTCAAAACACCGACGTAACGGAGCTTAACTTCATTCCGGTCACGAGCATGCAAATCGTTCGCGATATCGACGGCAACATCACGCAAAAGTAA
- the pstC gene encoding phosphate ABC transporter permease subunit PstC, whose protein sequence is MEELRGKAYVYACILVLIVTIFSIVYFIAVRGLSPFLSDGVGIGEMLFGKTWAPDADVPLYGALPFLFGSFSTSLLAALIAAPLGFCASIFMTEIMPKLGKTVLQPAIELLAGIPSVVYGFVGLSVIVPFLRDTFPGQGIGILAGGIVLSIMILPTVTTISTDALRSLPSGLKEGSYALGATRWQTISRIVLPTMLPSLLTGIVLGIARAFGEALAVQMVIGNAPHIPGSLFESASTLTSIITLSMGNTTLGSPHNNALWSLALFLLIMTFVFVFIVRLLERRAVR, encoded by the coding sequence ATGGAAGAGCTGCGGGGTAAGGCTTACGTATATGCTTGCATTCTCGTGCTGATCGTCACCATCTTCTCGATCGTCTACTTTATCGCGGTTCGGGGCCTGTCTCCGTTTTTGTCCGACGGTGTAGGCATCGGAGAAATGCTGTTTGGAAAAACTTGGGCGCCGGATGCGGACGTTCCGCTGTACGGGGCGCTTCCCTTCCTGTTCGGCTCGTTTTCGACGTCGCTCCTGGCGGCGCTCATCGCCGCGCCGCTCGGCTTCTGCGCGTCGATCTTCATGACCGAAATCATGCCGAAGCTCGGAAAAACGGTGCTGCAGCCGGCCATCGAGCTGCTTGCGGGGATTCCTTCGGTCGTCTACGGCTTCGTCGGCCTTTCGGTCATCGTGCCGTTTTTGCGCGACACGTTCCCCGGCCAGGGCATCGGCATTTTGGCGGGGGGAATCGTGCTGTCGATCATGATATTGCCGACGGTCACGACGATTTCCACCGACGCGCTGCGCAGTCTGCCGTCCGGGTTGAAGGAAGGCTCCTACGCGCTCGGGGCGACGCGCTGGCAAACGATATCCCGCATCGTGCTGCCGACGATGCTGCCTTCGCTGCTTACCGGCATCGTGCTCGGCATCGCGCGCGCGTTCGGGGAAGCGCTCGCCGTTCAGATGGTCATCGGGAACGCGCCGCACATTCCGGGCTCGCTGTTCGAGTCGGCCTCGACGCTGACCAGCATCATTACGCTGTCGATGGGCAATACGACGCTCGGTTCCCCTCATAACAACGCGTTGTGGAGCCTTGCCTTGTTCCTGCTCATTATGACCTTCGTCTTCGTCTTTATCGTTCGTCTGCTGGAAAGGAGAGCGGTGCGATGA
- the pstA gene encoding phosphate ABC transporter permease PstA encodes MRAKTVDRIATGVIVVIAALILAVLAGLLAFLLIRGLGHISFDFLTSPPQTIKAGGGIGPQLFNSLFLLVLTMIITIPLGLGAGIYMSEYAKENRFTSFIRLVVEVLSSFPSIVIGLFGLLVIVNTFNLGFSLLSGALALTVFNLPMMVRITEQSLRSVPKEQKEAGLALGISRWKTITSIMLPVALPAIVTGTILTAGRVFGEAAALLFTAGMSSPRLDFTDWNPFSPTSPLNPMRPAETLAVHIWKINSEGLAPDASEIAAGASAVLVITVLLFNLGARWFGRFLYRKLTASK; translated from the coding sequence ATGAGAGCCAAAACGGTTGACCGGATCGCGACGGGCGTAATCGTCGTCATCGCCGCGCTCATTCTGGCGGTGCTGGCGGGACTGCTTGCCTTCCTGCTGATCCGCGGACTCGGACATATCAGCTTCGACTTTCTCACTTCCCCGCCGCAAACGATCAAGGCGGGCGGCGGCATCGGCCCGCAGCTGTTCAACTCGCTGTTTCTGCTGGTGCTGACGATGATCATTACGATCCCGCTCGGTCTCGGCGCGGGCATTTATATGAGCGAATACGCGAAGGAGAACCGGTTTACTTCGTTCATCCGGCTGGTCGTGGAAGTGTTGTCGTCCTTCCCGTCGATCGTCATCGGCTTGTTCGGCCTTCTCGTCATCGTCAATACGTTCAACCTCGGCTTCTCGCTGCTGTCCGGCGCCCTCGCGCTGACGGTGTTCAATTTGCCGATGATGGTGCGGATTACCGAGCAGTCGCTGCGCAGCGTGCCGAAGGAGCAGAAGGAAGCGGGCCTTGCGCTCGGCATTTCCCGCTGGAAGACGATCACGTCGATCATGCTTCCGGTTGCTCTTCCCGCGATCGTGACCGGCACGATTTTGACGGCGGGCCGGGTGTTCGGCGAAGCGGCGGCGCTCCTGTTTACGGCAGGGATGAGCTCGCCTCGCCTGGACTTTACGGACTGGAACCCGTTCAGCCCGACGTCGCCGCTCAATCCGATGCGGCCGGCGGAAACGCTCGCGGTTCATATCTGGAAAATCAACAGCGAAGGCCTTGCGCCGGACGCGTCGGAAATCGCGGCCGGAGCGTCCGCCGTGCTCGTCATCACGGTGCTGCTGTTCAATCTCGGAGCTCGCTGGTTCGGACGTTTTCTGTACCGCAAGCTGACCGCTAGCAAGTAG
- the pstB gene encoding phosphate ABC transporter ATP-binding protein PstB has product MSRNALVTKNLSVYYGEKHAVKRIDMDFPEREVVALIGPSGCGKSTFLRSLNRMNDLIPGARIEGDIWIGNDNICDPKTDVVQLRQKIGMVWQRPNPFHKSIYENIAFGPRYHGVRKKSELDEIVESTLRKTALWDEVKDRLRQSALSLSGGQQQRLCIARSLAVRPSILLMDEPASALDPISTSKIEELIAELKKEYTIIIVTHNMHQAARISDKTGFFLLGDLVEYDDTQKMFTNPSKKSTDDYISGRFG; this is encoded by the coding sequence ATGAGCAGGAATGCGTTGGTTACGAAAAACCTGTCGGTCTATTACGGGGAAAAGCATGCGGTCAAACGCATCGACATGGATTTCCCGGAGCGGGAAGTCGTCGCGCTCATCGGTCCGTCCGGCTGCGGCAAGTCGACGTTTCTCCGGTCGCTCAACCGGATGAACGACCTCATTCCCGGCGCCCGCATCGAGGGCGACATCTGGATCGGAAACGACAACATTTGCGATCCGAAAACGGACGTCGTGCAGCTTCGCCAGAAGATCGGCATGGTGTGGCAGCGTCCGAACCCTTTTCACAAATCGATCTATGAAAATATCGCCTTCGGGCCTAGATATCACGGCGTGCGCAAAAAGTCGGAGCTGGACGAAATCGTCGAATCGACGCTGCGGAAAACCGCGCTCTGGGACGAAGTCAAGGACCGGCTGCGCCAATCGGCGCTGTCGCTGTCCGGCGGCCAGCAGCAGCGGCTTTGCATCGCCCGCTCCCTTGCGGTAAGGCCCAGCATTTTGCTGATGGACGAACCGGCTTCGGCGCTCGACCCGATCTCGACGTCCAAAATCGAAGAGCTGATCGCCGAGCTGAAAAAGGAATATACAATCATCATCGTGACGCACAACATGCATCAGGCCGCGCGCATTTCCGATAAAACGGGATTTTTTCTGCTGGGCGACCTGGTCGAATACGACGATACGCAGAAGATGTTTACGAACCCTTCGAAAAAATCGACGGACGACTATATCTCGGGACGCTTCGGCTGA
- the pstB gene encoding phosphate ABC transporter ATP-binding protein PstB, with translation MIEIDKLQLYYGSFHALKDIALSIPEKQVTAFIGPSGCGKSTLLRTLNRMNDSIEGVRIEGKVEIQGQDIYGSDMDVESLRKRVGMVFQQPNPFPKSIYDNVAYGPRLHGKRNKAELDEIVEKSLRAASLWEEVRDVLKKSAWSLSGGQQQRLCIARALAVEPDILLMDESTSALDPISTNKIEELTRELCRNYTIVMVTHNMHQAARISDRTVFFLNGNVVEASETESLFSNPVDQRTEDYISGRFG, from the coding sequence ATGATCGAAATCGATAAGCTTCAACTGTACTACGGATCGTTCCACGCCTTGAAGGATATCGCCCTGTCGATTCCCGAGAAGCAGGTTACGGCGTTCATCGGCCCGTCCGGCTGCGGCAAGTCGACGCTGCTCCGCACGCTGAACCGGATGAACGATTCGATCGAAGGCGTCCGGATCGAGGGCAAGGTCGAAATTCAAGGCCAGGACATTTACGGTTCGGATATGGACGTCGAATCGCTGAGAAAGCGGGTCGGCATGGTGTTTCAGCAGCCGAATCCTTTTCCGAAATCGATTTACGACAACGTGGCTTACGGGCCGAGGCTGCACGGCAAGCGGAACAAGGCGGAACTCGACGAAATCGTGGAAAAAAGCCTGCGCGCGGCTTCGCTCTGGGAGGAAGTCCGCGACGTGCTCAAAAAGTCGGCCTGGAGCCTTTCCGGCGGCCAGCAGCAGCGGCTGTGCATCGCGCGGGCGCTGGCGGTCGAGCCGGATATTTTGTTGATGGACGAATCGACGTCCGCGCTCGATCCGATTTCGACGAACAAAATCGAGGAACTGACCCGCGAGCTGTGCCGCAACTACACGATCGTCATGGTGACCCACAACATGCATCAAGCCGCCCGGATTTCGGATCGCACCGTCTTTTTCCTGAACGGCAACGTGGTCGAGGCTTCCGAGACGGAGTCTCTGTTTTCCAATCCCGTCGATCAACGGACGGAAGATTATATTTCGGGCAGATTCGGTTAG
- the phoU gene encoding phosphate signaling complex protein PhoU, protein MVIRKDFDIGLEQLERLLVEMGDRVEKALEEAMSALEKLDVEAARKIVKDDPQINQIEERISDLGAKLIATQQPVAKDLRRILVALKISSDLERMGDLSVDIAKVVLRMEGQTLMKPLLDLPQMASIVRTMITESIQSYIDENVDLAYKMAKDDDQVDALYSQILREMFTLMAENPKTVGQAMYLSFVGRYIERIADHATNIGESVVFLVVGKRPDLNQ, encoded by the coding sequence ATGGTCATTCGCAAAGACTTTGATATCGGACTGGAGCAACTGGAAAGATTGTTGGTCGAAATGGGAGACCGGGTGGAAAAAGCGTTGGAAGAGGCGATGAGCGCGCTGGAAAAGCTGGACGTGGAAGCTGCGCGCAAAATCGTCAAGGACGATCCGCAAATCAACCAAATCGAGGAGCGGATATCGGATTTGGGCGCCAAGCTGATCGCCACTCAGCAGCCGGTAGCCAAAGATTTGCGAAGGATTTTGGTCGCGCTGAAAATATCGTCCGACCTTGAGCGCATGGGCGACCTGTCGGTCGATATCGCGAAGGTCGTCCTTCGGATGGAAGGCCAAACCCTGATGAAGCCGCTGCTCGATTTGCCGCAAATGGCGAGCATCGTGCGGACGATGATTACCGAATCGATCCAATCCTACATCGACGAAAACGTCGATCTGGCCTACAAAATGGCCAAGGACGACGATCAGGTCGACGCGCTCTATTCGCAAATTTTACGCGAAATGTTCACGCTCATGGCGGAAAATCCGAAGACGGTCGGGCAGGCGATGTATTTGAGCTTCGTCGGGCGCTACATCGAGCGGATCGCGGACCATGCGACGAACATCGGCGAAAGCGTCGTTTTCCTCGTCGTCGGCAAGCGTCCCGATTTGAACCAATAA
- a CDS encoding EAL domain-containing protein, with amino-acid sequence MKKFASEPNGEDGAFLRIEVQYLPVASLLDGSVYGYEAVPCRKDGRERLTAEKLFAEAEALGCLPKCYRLFQERAVAGWSEQKMEKKLFLPVPASLIGDELRKESTPKPSSAPESAAVPAVAGSLPEQIVLKLIGSEGKEESAVLAALRHYRKQGYRIALSDISVDRASLIRLLSLHPDYAFLASSRTDSEPRRSDKLDGERGDSAAGAEPIRSPRRTIPGSLTKSIERTVDETLLQALTGLARKEQVVLIAQGIDRQSQLALLSACGIGYGQGDWIGREERQAPRFGRPSGRSFAARRSGVFARQAAPCRSLRCRRKCSTAKLRCRRLPRISNGIGIRTAS; translated from the coding sequence GTGAAAAAGTTTGCTTCGGAACCCAATGGCGAAGATGGCGCCTTCTTGCGCATCGAGGTGCAGTATTTGCCGGTCGCCTCGCTGCTGGACGGTTCGGTTTACGGATATGAGGCCGTTCCCTGCCGAAAAGACGGCCGCGAACGCCTGACGGCGGAAAAGCTGTTCGCCGAAGCGGAAGCGTTAGGCTGCCTTCCGAAATGTTATCGCTTATTTCAAGAGCGGGCTGTCGCCGGATGGTCCGAGCAAAAAATGGAGAAAAAACTGTTTTTGCCGGTGCCGGCTTCTTTGATCGGCGACGAATTGCGCAAGGAATCGACGCCGAAGCCTTCCTCGGCGCCGGAATCGGCGGCGGTTCCCGCCGTCGCCGGATCGCTGCCGGAACAGATCGTCCTGAAGCTGATCGGTTCGGAAGGCAAGGAGGAATCGGCCGTCCTGGCCGCGCTCCGGCATTACCGCAAACAGGGTTATCGAATCGCGCTGTCCGATATTTCGGTCGACCGCGCATCGCTGATCCGTTTGCTGTCGCTGCATCCCGATTACGCTTTTCTCGCTTCGTCGCGGACCGATTCCGAGCCCCGGCGGTCCGATAAGCTTGACGGCGAACGGGGCGATAGCGCAGCGGGAGCGGAGCCTATCCGCTCTCCCCGGCGAACGATACCCGGCTCCTTGACGAAAAGCATCGAGCGGACGGTGGACGAGACCCTGCTTCAAGCGCTGACGGGACTTGCGCGCAAGGAGCAGGTCGTGCTGATCGCGCAAGGCATCGACCGGCAATCGCAGCTTGCGCTTCTGTCGGCTTGCGGCATCGGCTACGGCCAGGGAGACTGGATCGGACGGGAAGAGAGGCAGGCCCCTCGCTTCGGCCGTCCGTCCGGGAGATCATTCGCCGCGAGGCGGAGCGGCGTTTTCGCACGGCAAGCGGCTCCTTGTCGGAGCTTGCGATGCCGGCGGAAGTGTTCGACAGCCAAACTCCGGTGTCGGAGATTGCCACGTATTTCGAACGGCATCGGGATACGCACGGCTTCGTGA
- a CDS encoding GGDEF domain-containing protein → MPAEVFDSQTPVSEIATYFERHRDTHGFVIADEGRPVGLLMKEKLQQLLSGKFGLALYWNRSVGKIMDKQPLVLEEATPLEQVAQLAMAREQDKLYDAIIVTRQGRVYGIASARAVLEWVTQAHMANAQYANPLTGLPGNVPIRQEMTRRLGGDSPFSVLYADIDHFKWFNDRFGFQLGDEVIRFTGEMLLEAVRSCCPDESFVGHIGGDDFIAILPCGDPVEVSNLFMELFERGIGAYCEEAGPVTDRNGNATEASGLSLSLALLLCDRAGGWTPEQLAEHAAKLKKRAKRQTGNSLAWESISSDSGSEAKPSIMVGVDSE, encoded by the coding sequence ATGCCGGCGGAAGTGTTCGACAGCCAAACTCCGGTGTCGGAGATTGCCACGTATTTCGAACGGCATCGGGATACGCACGGCTTCGTGATCGCCGACGAGGGACGTCCCGTCGGACTGCTCATGAAGGAGAAGCTCCAGCAGCTGTTGTCGGGCAAGTTCGGGCTGGCGCTCTACTGGAACCGTTCCGTCGGCAAAATCATGGACAAGCAGCCGCTGGTGCTGGAGGAAGCGACGCCGCTGGAGCAAGTCGCCCAGCTGGCGATGGCGCGCGAGCAGGACAAGCTGTATGACGCGATCATCGTCACGCGCCAAGGCCGCGTGTACGGAATCGCATCCGCCCGCGCCGTTCTGGAATGGGTGACCCAGGCGCATATGGCCAACGCGCAGTACGCCAATCCGCTGACGGGACTTCCCGGCAACGTTCCGATCCGGCAGGAAATGACGCGTCGGCTCGGCGGCGACAGTCCGTTTTCCGTTTTATACGCCGATATCGATCATTTCAAATGGTTTAACGACCGGTTCGGCTTTCAACTGGGCGACGAAGTCATCCGGTTTACGGGAGAAATGCTGCTCGAAGCGGTAAGGTCCTGCTGTCCGGACGAAAGCTTCGTCGGCCATATCGGCGGAGACGATTTTATCGCCATTTTGCCCTGCGGAGATCCGGTCGAAGTATCCAACCTCTTTATGGAGCTTTTCGAGCGGGGGATCGGCGCCTATTGCGAAGAAGCGGGGCCGGTGACGGACCGGAACGGAAACGCGACGGAAGCTTCGGGCCTTTCGCTGTCGCTCGCGCTTCTCCTCTGCGATCGGGCGGGCGGATGGACGCCCGAGCAATTGGCCGAGCATGCGGCTAAATTAAAGAAGCGGGCTAAACGGCAAACCGGAAACTCGCTCGCGTGGGAAAGCATTTCATCGGATTCGGGCAGCGAGGCAAAGCCATCAATCATGGTTGGAGTGGATTCGGAATGA
- a CDS encoding EAL domain-containing protein, which produces MDLNDAGNGEWTFRQEWDDWLGRAFPMRDVWLGDELGGHLWVYAELPHAMPFRAEAALEDIARQIRQAVADETGISAAGTAPGFSARGYGVSLLEVSAGMPLKQTLYKSALEAIRNMGKTDPSASGSELHSEMERLLRERSIRSVYQPIKSLGSGEIFGYEALTRCPQPCRFDGPLALFGFAEKEGYAFALDRLAREKAIHGSPALSETQKIFINVTNGIMNDPQFVSGQTVRWLRERGMNPNQVVLELTERSSIDDFGAAKKILNHYRSQGYQIAIDDAGAGYSSLQAIVELSPDYIKVDKSLVRHADGDEMKKQMLLTFVGFAKRMNIRTVAEGIEREEELRLVREIGVDYGQGYLLGRPGDYGSPFCPPGLAL; this is translated from the coding sequence GTGGATTTGAACGATGCGGGCAACGGCGAATGGACATTTCGGCAGGAGTGGGACGATTGGCTCGGCCGAGCCTTCCCGATGAGGGACGTCTGGTTGGGGGACGAGCTCGGCGGGCATTTGTGGGTGTACGCGGAGCTCCCCCATGCGATGCCGTTTCGGGCGGAAGCCGCGTTGGAGGACATCGCCAGGCAAATCCGGCAGGCGGTGGCGGATGAAACGGGAATTTCGGCAGCCGGGACCGCGCCGGGTTTTTCGGCTCGGGGATATGGGGTGTCGCTGCTCGAGGTTTCCGCCGGCATGCCGCTTAAGCAAACCTTGTACAAAAGCGCGCTCGAAGCGATTCGGAACATGGGCAAAACGGATCCTTCCGCTTCCGGCTCGGAGCTGCATTCGGAAATGGAGCGCCTGCTCAGGGAACGCAGCATCCGCAGCGTCTACCAGCCGATCAAGAGCCTGGGATCCGGCGAAATATTCGGCTACGAGGCGCTTACCCGGTGCCCGCAGCCTTGCCGCTTCGACGGTCCGCTGGCGCTGTTCGGCTTCGCGGAGAAAGAAGGCTATGCGTTCGCGCTCGACCGTCTAGCCAGGGAAAAAGCGATTCACGGCAGCCCGGCGCTGAGCGAGACCCAGAAAATTTTTATCAACGTCACGAACGGCATCATGAACGATCCGCAATTCGTTTCCGGCCAAACCGTTCGCTGGCTTCGGGAGCGCGGGATGAATCCGAACCAGGTCGTGCTGGAATTGACCGAAAGAAGCTCGATCGACGATTTCGGCGCGGCCAAAAAAATTTTAAACCACTATCGCAGCCAAGGCTATCAAATCGCGATCGACGACGCGGGAGCGGGCTATTCGTCGCTTCAGGCGATCGTGGAGCTGAGCCCGGATTACATCAAAGTGGACAAATCCCTCGTCCGCCACGCGGACGGCGACGAAATGAAAAAGCAGATGCTGCTGACGTTCGTCGGCTTTGCCAAACGGATGAACATCCGCACCGTGGCGGAAGGGATCGAGCGCGAAGAGGAGCTTCGGCTCGTCCGCGAAATCGGCGTCGATTACGGGCAAGGCTATTTGCTCGGCAGACCCGGGGATTATGGCAGCCCCTTTTGTCCTCCGGGACTCGCGCTTTGA